A single window of Alosa alosa isolate M-15738 ecotype Scorff River chromosome 11, AALO_Geno_1.1, whole genome shotgun sequence DNA harbors:
- the sec11a gene encoding signal peptidase complex catalytic subunit SEC11A, with product MLSLDFLDDVRRMNKRQLYYQVLNFGMIVSSALMIWKGLMVVTGSESPIVVVLSGSMEPAFHRGDLLFLTNRVEDPIRVGEIVVFRIEGREIPIVHRVLKIHEKENGDIKFLTKGDNNSVDDRGLYKQGQHWLEKKDVVGRARGFVPYIGIVTILMNDYPKFKYAVLCMLGLFVLVHRE from the exons ATGCTGTCTTTAGACTTTCTCGATGATGTTCGGCGAATGAATAAGCGCCAG CTTTACTACCAGGTGTTGAATTTTGGCATGATAGTATCCTCAGCCTTGATGATTTGGAAAGGACTAATGGTCGTGACTGGCAGTGAAAGTCCGATTGTTGTAGTTCTCAG TGGTAGCATGGAGCCTGCATTTCACCGAGGGGATCTCTTGTTCCTAACGAATAGAGTGGAGGATCCAATCAGAGTAGGAGAGATTGTGGTCTTCAGAATTGAGGGAAGAGAGATTCCTATTGTGCACAGGGTGCTGAAAATCCATGAGAA GGAGAATGGAGACATCAAGTTCTTGACAAAGGGAGACAACAATTCTGTGGATGACCGAGGGCTATACAAGCAAGGCCAACACTGgctggagaagaaggatgtggtGGGAAGAGCTAGAGG ATTTGTGCCATATATAGGAATTGTGACCATTTTGATGAATGACTACCCTAAATTCAAG tatgctgtgctgtgtatgCTGGGCCTGTTTGTGTTGGTGCATAGAGAGTGA
- the znf592 gene encoding zinc finger protein 592 — protein MGDMKTPDFDDLLAAFDIPDATGLDAKEAIPESHDETESHLKHSGMCMDDNVSLSHSACATDVPAVSVIVKNTSRQESYESVTEKDNPHFGNLLQNGFRGAVGPLDTHHADHSSFSKVDSLSTNGDCSKSSLEKGPSQYKAERLSSFAKSLPQFSPISSPESEDMQTNGVVDGPKQTEATFYPAGSFFAPADTPVPDNQRRKQPYSLIDQCHDQDPLNETVNVVKTGSMSNREDMKFDYSVQDRQKTVSVCDATDVPMKDHQNNIGERNKHPVFETNTTLSRKSVKPPSSKLSSCLEALEALNARHDSSEVISRDMSMPLNETVKASPKVPISPRSPCSPLEVVKQRLSKQPDSPMSICSDSSGKASPALAPSSSPAIPRVRIKTIKTSSGQIKRTVTSVLPDSEAEDLNSSIEWSPAPSSIEEYPSKTTPVHPSPDVTSDVMFETEKNCSPRALSTVARLTKSKTSGGSKKSSLSQNAGGSAKRTTQGQKQRKGSSSQGGGAPNTGFLPKALHLANLNLVPHSVAASVAARSSSQRQGQSQLSSSVVCSGVPLVHQVKKAAPNSRAVLPNTAAMTLNRLLNYSNPVPTYVPNLNPPPECNVSLPAHGYSCAECGDSFGLQKSLAGHYGRKSVHIEVTCTHCAKTLVFFNKCALLAHAREHKNKGIVMQCTQLFMKPIPVDQMFSPSGAERHLPVSSPASSSAQSVRSQPVMPLYQDRIIRHGLKCLECNKQMSDYKALAGHYQRLSEENDGLMCKVCTMLLPNKCSFKAHQRIHTHKSPYCCPECGAVSRSVDIQKHVKENCLHYCRKVGYKCIHCEMLYVSFTVLKSHIEEKHCEVFYKCTACPVAFKTSDGCGTHIKNKHNDSTLSPQIIYKCCCETVFKKKQLLFQHFSQRAKKLAACVFKCPECTAFFMQKQLLVQHFKDIHGGVFRGEAARSTKQVEASPQRQEPSIAVPQPRVSLPADVGLKRENPPARKSSSATGGGKKNAGWTCGECLLWLPDRDTYVTHMKTSHGKSVKRHPCRQCDRSFNSSMSLRRHIRNDHDGKKKVYTCWYCTDEKLTFTKHFMLKNHISLMHGIKNPDFSQMSKVAPQETNKPSREAAKRSAEEMQVGGSAGPPQDGSSAKRPKPQFRCSKCGFSTHDQGLFLEHIPQHKTHPDTPQCRNCGLCFTSQLALSRHLFIVHKVKEPENKEEEEKDMQNHKPEEKVPEALSAEKPMEGAQSSEDSASTVTQETTRLHCNKCSETFVKESSYDLHMQTHEMSGASSSDGAN, from the exons ATGGGTGACATGAAGACCCCAGACTTTGATGACCTCTTGGCGGCTTTTGACATCCCTGATGCCACTGGTCTGGATGCCAAAGAAGCCATCCCGGAGAGTCACGATGAGACAGAGAGTCACCTCAAGCACTCAGGGATGTGCATGGATGACaatgtctctctttcacactctgcATGTGCAACTGACGTACCTGCTGTCAGTGTCATCGTGAAAAACACTAGCCGACAGGAGTCATATGAATCTGTGACGGAGAAAGACAACCCACATTTTGGGAACCTGTTACAGAATGGCTTTAGGGGGGCTGTAGGACCTCTTGACACACACCATGCAGATCACAGCAGCTTTTCTAAAGTTGATAGCCTGTCCACAAATGGAGACTGCTCCAAAAGTTCCTTAGAAAAAGGCCCGTCTCAATACAAGGCCGAAAGACTGTCATCGTTTGCAAAGTCGTTGCCCCAGTTTAGTCCTATATCCAGTCCAGAGTCTGAGGATATGCAGACCAATGGTGTAGTTGATGGCCCAAAGCAAACAGAGGCAACCTTTTACCCAGCTGGCTCCTTTTTTGCACCTGCAGACACCCCTGTGCCTGACAATCAAAGAAGAAAACAGCCCTACAGCTTGATTGACCAGTGCCATGATCAAGACCCCCTTAATGAAACTGTGAATGTTGTGAAGACAGGCAGCATGTCCAACAGGGAGGACATGAAATTTGACTATAGTGTGCAAGATCGGCAAAAAACGGTGTCTGTTTGTGATGCTACAGATGTGCCCATGAAGGACCACCAAAATAACATTGGTGAGAGAAATAAGCATCCTGTTTTTGAGACAAACACAACCTTATCTCGGAAAAGTGTCAAACCGCCGTCCTCTAAATTATCCTCTTGCCTTGAGGCACTGGAAGCTCTGAATGCCAGACATGATTCAAGTGAAGTAATCAGTAGGGACATGTCCATGCCTCTAAATGAAACGGTGAAGGCCAGCCCGAAAGTGCCCATTTCACCGAGGAGCCCCTGCAGTCCTCTCGAAGTCGTGAAGCAGCGTCTGAGCAAACAACCCGACAGTCCCATGAGCATCTGCAGTGACAGCAGTGGTAAAGCCTCTCCCGCACTGGCGCCCAGCTCCTCTCCAGCCATACCTAGAGTTAGAATAAAGACCATCAAGACCTCATCTGGCCAGATCAAGAGAACCGTTACCAGTGTTTTGCCTGACTCGGAGGCAGAAGACCTGAACTCCTCCATTGAGTGGTCTCCAGCTCCTTCCTCTATTGAAGAGTACCCGTCCAAGACAACACCCGTACACCCCTCCCCCGACGTGACCAGCGATGTCATGTTTGAAACGGAAAAGAACTGCTCCCCAAGGGCCCTTTCAACAGTGGCCCGGTTGACAAAAAGCAAGACGTCAGGGGGCTCCAAGAAGTCGTCCCTTTCACAGAACGCTGGTGGCAGTGCTAAAAGAACTACACAGGGACAGAAGCAAAGAAAGGGATCCTCAAGCCAAGGAGGTGGTGCTCCGAACACTGGCTTCCTCCCTAAAGCCTTACACCTTGCTAACCTAAACTTAGTACCCCACAGTGTCGCTGCTTCTGTCGCCGCCAGGTCATCCTCGCAAAGACAGGGCCAGTCCCAGCTGTCTTCCTCAGTGGTATGCAGTGGCGTTCCTTTGGTTCACCAGGTTAAAAAGGCAGCCCCAAATTCACGGGCTGTGCTTCCCAACACTGCTGCCATGACACTGAACAGGTTGTTGAATTACTCCAACCCTGTCCCGACGTACGTACCTAACCTAAACCCTCCACCCGAGTGCAATGTCAGCCTGCCGGCTCACGGCTACAGCTGTGCCGAGTGTGGTGACTCTTTTGGGCTGCAGAAGAGCCTTGCGGGCCACTATGGCCGGAAGAGCGTTCACATCGAAGTGACTTGCACCCACTGCGCCAAGACGCTAGTTTTCTTCAACAAGTGCGCCTTGCTGGCTCACGCGCGAGAGCACAAGAACAAAGGCATTGTGATGCAGTGCACGCAGCTCTTCATGAAGCCAATTCCTGTCGACCAGATGTTCTCTCCGTCCGGAGCAGAGCGCCATCTGCCTGTAAGCTCACCGGCCTCTTCTTCTGCGCAGTCTGTCAGAAGCCAGCCAGTCATGCCCCTCTATCAAGACCGGATCATCCGCCACGGACTGAAATGCCTGGAGTGCAACAAGCAGATGTCTGATTATAAAGCGCTTGCAGGTCACTACCAGAGGTTATCAGAGGAGAATGATGGACTG ATGTGCAAGGTGTGCACCATGCTCTTGCCCAACAAGTGCAGCTTCAAGGCCCATCAACGAATCCATACCCACAAGTCTCCCTACTGTTGCCCTGAATGTGGAGCTGTTAGCCGTTCTGTGGACATACAGAAACATGTCAAGGAGAATTGCCTTCACTACTGTCGGAAGGTTGGATACAA GTGTATCCATTGTGAAATGCTCTATGTATCATTTACTGTTCTCAAGAGCCACATTGAGGAGAAGCATTGTGAAGTATTCTACAAGTGCACCGCCTGCCCAGTTGCCTTCAAAACATCTGATGGCTGTGGGACCCACATCAAGAATAAGCATAACGACAGCACATTGTCTCCACA GATAATATATAAGTGTTGCTGTGAGACTGTTTTCAAGAAGAAGCAATTGTTGTTTCAACACTTCAGTCAACGTGCCAAAAAGCTTGCTGCCTGTGTTTTCAAGTGCCCTGAATGCACGGCGTTCTTTATGCAGAAACAGCTGTTGGTGCAGCATTTCAAG GACATTCATGGTGGAGTCTTCAGAGGAGAAGCAGCAAGAAGCACAAAACAAGTGGAGGCGAGTCCCCAGCGGCAGGAGCCCTCCATTGCAGTGCCACAGCCGCGGGTCAGCCTCCCTGCCGACGTAGGACTCAAGAGGGAGAACCCGCCGGCGCGCAAGTCCAGCAGTGCCACTGGCGGCGGTAAGAAGAACGCCGGCTGGACGTGCGGAGAGTGCCTGCTCTGGCTGCCCGACAGGGACACCTACGTCACTCACATGAAGACCAGTCATGGCAAG TCAGTCAAAAGGCATCCCTGTCGACAGTGTGATCGGTCCTTCAATTCCTCCATGAGTCTCAGGCGACACATTCGCAACGACCATGACGGCAAGAAGAAAGTTTATACATGCTG GTATTGCACAGACGAGAAGCTGACCTTCACCAAACACTTTATGCTGAAGAACCATATCAGCCTGATGCATGGAATCAAAAATCCAGACTTTAGTCAGATGTCCAAGGTGGCACCTCAGGAGACAAACAAGCCCTCAAGAGAG GCTGCAAAGAGAAGTGCCGAGGAGATGCAGGTGGGGGGAAGTGCCGGTCCCCCCCAAGATGGCTCCTCAGCAAAGCGCCCAAAGCCCCAGTTCCGCTGTTCCAAGTGTGGATTCAGCACGCATGACCAGGGTCTCTTCCTGGAGCACATACCTCAACACAAGACCCACCCTGACACTCCCCAGTGCCGGAACTGCGGCCTCTGTTTCACCTCGCAGCTCGCTCTGAGTAGACACCTCTTCATCGTCCACAAAGTCAAGGAGCCGGAGAataaggaagaggaggagaaagacatGCAAAATCACAAGCCTGAGGAGAAGGTACCGGAGGCGCTCAGTGCTGAAAAGCCAATGGAGGGGGCACAGTCATCGGAGGACAGCGCATCCACAGTTACCCAGGAAACTACCCGATTACATTGTAACAAATGCAGTGAGACTTTTGTTAAGGAGTCTTCATATGACCTCCACATGCAGACTCATGAAATGAGTGGGGCATCATCGTCAGATGGAGCAAATTAA
- the kti12 gene encoding protein KTI12 homolog: MPLIIMCGYPCSGKSKRAEELRQYFTQHKDRKVHIINDDILGTEKNLIYADSQNEKNLRGALKAEVERKVTRDDIVILDSLNYIKGYRYELFCLIKHTQTPHCLVYCLTSADGSSDWNKSRESSDQYTQEILDALVLRFEAPDSRNRWDSPLFTIQKEDTLPFEAISDAIFKRKAPPPNQSTQSQPLSSTNFLYELDKVTQEVLMAILDSQKTSVPGDLIAIPGATEKIELTRNVNMAELRKLRRQFISYTKMHPTENIGKIANMFVQYLNKSMH; encoded by the exons ATGCCCCTCATAATAATGTGTGGTTATCCATGTAGTGGAAAATCTAAACGTGCAGAAGAGTTAAGGCAGTATTTCACTCAACATAAAGACAGAAAGGTACACATTATAAATGATGATATCTTGGGAACTGAAAAGAATTTGATCTATGCAG ATTCTCAAAACGAGAAGAATTTGAGGGGTGCTCTCAAAGCAGAAGTCGAGCG aaAAGTCACCAGAGATGACATTGTTATTTTGGACTCGTTGAACTACATTAAGG GATACAGATATGAGCTTTTTTGTTTaatcaagcacacacaaacacctcactGTCTG GTTTACTGTTTGACGTCAGCTGATGGAAGCTCAGACTGGAACAAGAGTAGAGAATCCAGTGACCAATACACTCAGGAGAT TCTAGATGCACTAGTATTACGTTTTGAAGCACCAGATTCCAGAAACAGATGGGATAGCCCACTTTTCACAATCCAAAAAGAAGACACACTTCCATTTGAGGCTATATCTGATGCCATCTTTAAAAGAAAAGCGCCACCTCCAAATCAGTCTACCCAGAGC cAACCTTTGTCATCCACTAACTTTTTGTACGAGTTGGACAAAGTAACACAAGAAGTGTTGATG GCTATTCTTGACTCACAAAAGACAAGTGTCCCTGGAGATCTAATAGCAATTCCTGGAGCCACAGAAAAA ATAGAGCTGACCAGAAATGTCAACATGGCTGAGCTGAGGAAGCTTCGACGTCAGTTCATAAGTTACACCAAAATGCATCCAACTGAGAACATTGGAAAGATTGCAAACATGTTTGTGCAGTATCTCAACAAGAGTATGCACTAA